The following are encoded together in the Gasterosteus aculeatus chromosome 7, fGasAcu3.hap1.1, whole genome shotgun sequence genome:
- the btg3 gene encoding protein BTG3, protein MRREIAAVVFFLKRLVKKGGKLESHKIDLFVERLSVALQEKLKGHWYPEDPSKGQAYRCIRMNSFHKQDPEVLRACQESGVQFNDLRLSRELTLWVDPGEVSCRYGENNPCFSVASFSKYAEGDTDIAEVTSALERATSDYHSGSSSDEESTRTSPLTVFNGRNAYQTMNPAAPTWHPKKPVLGKAPILPLPHYGFRMRGRAPPTYRPSPWAPPGYGGRSSRYWDSTPNLTLNYR, encoded by the exons ATGAGGAGAGAAATCGCAGCTGTGGTTTTCTTCCTGAAGAGGCTCGTGAAGAAGGGAGGGAAGCTGGAGTCGCACAAGATCGATCTGTTTGTTGAGAGGCTGAGTGTTGCACTTCAGGAGAAGCTCAAGGGACACTGGTACCCTGAAGACCCCAGCAAAGGACAGGCATACAG GTGCATCCGAATGAACAGTTTCCACAAGCAGGATCCGGAGGTCCTTCGGGCTTGCCAAGAGAGTGGGGTTCAGTTCAATGACCTGAGACTGTCCCGGGAACTTACATTGTGGGTGGACCCTGGTGAGGTCAGTTGCAG GTACGGAGAGAACAATCCCTGCTTCTCAGTTGCCAGCTTCTCAAAATATGCTGAGGGGGACACAGATATTGCAGAGGTGACCAGTGCTTTGGAGCGGGCGACCTCAGACTACCACTCGGGTTCTTCGTCTGATGAGGAAAGCACGCGCACGTCGCCTCTCACTGTCTTCAACGGCCGCAATGCTTACCAG acTATGAATCCCGCTGCCCCTACGTGGCATCCTAAGAAGCCTGTACTGGGAAAAGCTCCCATCCTTCCACTGCCGCACTACGGCTTCAGGATGCGTGGCAGAGCCCCCCCGACTTACAGGCCCAGTCCGTGGGCCCCCCCTGGCTATGGAGGACGGTCGTCTCGGTACTGGGACTCAACCCCAAATTTGACACTTAACTACAGATAG
- the cxadr gene encoding coxsackievirus and adenovirus receptor homolog: MAGGGMEFPTGRFCCVLLSLFAGLVSGLEITSTGPTSLEKASGQSVKLDCQFTLAPEDSGPLDIEWSLLSSDNQKEDKVVILYSGDRSYEDYYEPMRGRVHFNSADPKNGDASINLTGLKSSDSGTYQCKVKKAPGIRSRKMLLIVMVKPSKPRCYAEGPMEEGKDIVLRCISNEGTNPMQYSWEKTSDSKLLPSSAVMDPVGGTINVRNASASASGAYRCTATNRVGNEECVLYLNVTPPPNTGGIIAAAIISVLLILLIIALILFCCCRARNRKKYEKEICNEIREDVPPPKSRVSTARSFTVGSQRSSLGSMSPSNLHEYALKPQYDKIPSSEEFERPPSHTPLPPPNIARMAGPNLSRMGAIPVMIPAQNREGSIV; encoded by the exons ATGGCTGGAGGAGGAATGGAGTTTCCCACCGGAAGGTTCTGCTGTGTGCTGTTGAGCCTCTTCGCAG GTTTGGTCTCGGGTCTAGAAATCACATCCACCGGGCCGACGTCCCTAGAGAAGGCCAGCGGTCAGAGTGTGAAGCTGGACTGCCAGTTTACTCTGGCCCCGGAAGATTCTGGACCGCTGGATATTGAATGGAGCTTGCTGTCGTCTGACAACCAGAAAGAGGACAAAGTG GTGATCCTGTATTCCGGCGACAGGTCCTACGAGGACTACTATGAGCCAATGAGGGGCCGGGTCCACTTCAACTCAGCCGACCCAAAGAACGGTGACGCCTCCATCAACCTGACGGGCCTGAAATCGTCGGACTCGGGGACTTACCAGTGTAAAGTCAAGAAGGCTCCCGGGATCCGCAGCAGGAAGATGCTGCTGATCGTCATGG TGAAGCCGTCCAAGCCCAGGTGCTACGCCGAAGGCCCCATGGAGGAAGGCAAAGACATTGTGCTGAGGTGCATATCCAACGAGGGCACCAACCCCATGCAATACAGTTGGGAGAAGACCAGCGACAGCAAGCTGCTGCCCAGCTCCGCTGTGATGG ATCCAGTGGGAGGCACCATTAACGTGAGGAACGCATCTGCCAGCGCATCTGGCGCCTACCGCTGCACTGCCACTAACCGGGTTGGCAATGAGGAATGTGTGCTGTATCTCAATGTGACGCCTC CCCCCAACACTGGAGGCATCATCGCAGCAGCCATAATTAGCGTGCTTCTGATTCTCCTCATCATCGccctcatcctcttctgctGTTGCCGTGCCCGAAACAGGAAGAAGTACGAGAAGGAAATCTGCAACGAGATAAG AGAGGATGTTCCTCCTCCAAAGAGTCGCGTATCAACGGCGCGCAGCTTCACCGTGGGCAGCCAGCGCTCCTCCCTGGGCTCCATGTCGCCCTCCAACCTGCACGAGTACGCCCTGAAGCCCCAGTACGACAAGATCCCCTCGTCGGAGGAGTTTGAGAGGCCGCCGAGCCACACCCCTCTGCCCCCGCCCAATATCGCAAGGATGGCCGGCCCCAACCTCAGCCGCATGGGGGCCATCCCTGTCATGATCCCTGCCCAGAACAGGGAGGGCTCCATCGTCTAG